Proteins co-encoded in one Capsicum annuum cultivar UCD-10X-F1 chromosome 9, UCD10Xv1.1, whole genome shotgun sequence genomic window:
- the LOC107841198 gene encoding agamous-like MADS-box protein AGL29 yields MENKKGKGRQKMPLRKKEKQEERYVSFSKRRSDLYKKASELVMECDVDIGVTFLFLTGNPFAFFHPTVEAIVSRFQNLNLKLSESTQIVAAQARNRVKELQSELDELDLREDIAIANKNMYDKVMETRQKGLWESIEQLNAEELTKFEAWLNVTRFNLQNRLNQLENGASSSLGYFMHEGDEGTGRSESPERGEIERTNSDALVIHKNEYKNF; encoded by the exons ATGGAGAATAAGAAGGGTAAAGGTCGTCAAAAGATGCCactgagaaaaaaagaaaagcaagaagAACGATATGTTAGCTTCTCAAAGCGTCGCTCGGATTTGTACAAAAAGGCTAGCGAACTCGTTATGGAATGCGATGTTGATATTGGAGTGACGTTTTTATTTCTAACTGGTAATCCTTTTGCTTTTTTTCACCCTACAGTTGAAGCGATCGTTTCTCGTTTTCAGAATCTTAATTTGAAATTAAGTGAAAGTACTCAAATAGTCGCGGCTCAGGCTCGAAATAGAGTGAAAGAACTCCAAAGCGAACTTGATGAATTAGATCTCAGGGAAGACATTGCAATTGCTAACAAAAATATGTATGACAAAGTGATGGAAACTAGGCAGAAAGGACTGTGGGAGTCAATCGAGCAGCTCAATGCAGAGGAATTAACCAAGTTTGAAGCTTGGTTAAATGTCACTCGTTTTAATTTGCAGAATCGTTTGAATCAATTGGAAAATGGAGCTTCGTCCTCGTTGGGAT ACTTTATGCATGAAGGTGATGAAGGTACTGGAAGATCGGAATCTCCTGAAAGAGGGGAGATAGAGAGAACGAATAGTGATGCTTTAGTGATACACAAGAATGAATACAAGAATTTTTAA